One window of the Spea bombifrons isolate aSpeBom1 chromosome 8, aSpeBom1.2.pri, whole genome shotgun sequence genome contains the following:
- the LOC128503431 gene encoding G-protein coupled receptor 4-like has protein sequence MACEQTCNYTGRFEATLFPITYSVVFIVGLFGNLAAVGVIVQHVKRGNVLGVYLANLCASDLMYIFTLPVWIAYTAKEDWLFGALTCKIVGFFFNANLYTTIAFLSCIAADRFVATAFPLRSRGIRSMKGAGVVCGAVWLAILGSHSYFLSRDDLFTSSQNVELCYERYPMERWMAHLNYFRIFVVFLIPLVLLVFSYCSIIRVIHRTFGLDTEQKRRITGLLISMTAIFVLCYLPYHVVLFIRSYVSDSGYCSCDIEKKVRPAYRVTFALTSLSSALDPFLNIFVSDGVIQDLLVELKAIGLYLRFRGRSKKNVLSCVNAVCSGVTQRDNGLLCTQENGAQTRL, from the coding sequence ATGGCTTGTGAACAGACCTGCAATTACACCGGCCGCTTCGAGGCGACGCTCTTCCCCATTACCTACTCGGTGGTTTTTATCGTCGGCCTCTTCGGGAACTTGGCCGCCGTCGGCGTGATCGTCCAGCACGTGAAGCGAGGCAATGTGCTCGGCGTCTACCTGGCCAACCTGTGCGCCTCCGACCTCATGTACATCTTCACCCTCCCCGTCTGGATCGCCTACACGGCCAAGGAGGACTGGCTGTTCGGTGCCCTGACCTGCAAGATCGTGGGCTTCTTCTTCAACGCCAACCTCTACACCACCATAGCGTTCCTGAGCTGCATCGCCGCCGACCGCTTCGTAGCCACGGCCTTCCCGTTGCGCTCCAGGGGGATCAGGAGCATGAAGGGCGCTGGCGTGGTTTGCGGGGCCGTCTGGTTGGCCATCTTGGGTTCCCATTCCTACTTCCTGAGCCGGGATGACCTGTTTACCTCCAGTCAGAACGTGGAGCTCTGCTACGAGAGGTACCCCATGGAGAGGTGGATGGCCCACCTCAATTATTTCCGAATATTCGTGGTCTTCCTGATCCCGCTGGTTCTTCTGGTGTTTTCTTATTGTTCCATCATCAGAGTCATCCATCGGACGTTTGGACTGGACACGGAGCAGAAAAGGAGGATCACCGGCCTTCTGATTTCCATGACCGCCATCTTTGTGCTTTGCTACCTTCCCTACCACGTGGTCCTCTTCATCCGCTCGTACGTGAGCGACAGCGGTTACTGCAGCTGCGACATCGAGAAGAAGGTCCGCCCGGCCTATCGAGTCACTTTCGCTCTCACCAGCCTCAGCAGCGCCCTCGACCCTTTCCTCAACATCTTCGTCAGCGACGGGGTGATCCAGGACCTCCTGGTGGAGCTCAAAGCCATCGGCCTTTATCTAAGGTTTCGGGGGAGAAGTAAGAAGAACGTGTTGAGCTGTGTCAATGCCGTGTGTAGTGGGGTGACGCAGAGAGACAACGGGCTTCTGTGCACACAGGAGAACGGAGCGCAAACAAGGCTTTAG